A portion of the Methanoculleus sp. SDB genome contains these proteins:
- a CDS encoding argininosuccinate lyase, whose translation MHGDPLRKGRLGTGRPPAVAEFLSSMEADRWIAGADVLVDIAHLLMLRRQGIVGEEHAAAVLRALVGMAEDGVPETAFDDRYEDIHAGIEAHLIEVAGTDAGGRLHMGRSRNDEVATCLRIRLRREMLLHMKAVNSLRAVLLRRAAAHTHSVMPGFTHLQHAQPTTLAHHLLGYEQAFARDFERLRDAFARVDRCPLGAAAFASTGYPIDRAYAAGLLGFPALAENTMDAVSARDFALETLSAWAILMATASRLCEELIIWSSAFVDFVRLDDAYCSTSSIMPQKKNPDTAEILRAKTGTTTGALLAALTCMKGLPMSYNRDLQDLTPHLWRAAETVGRCLPLMSGMLDSATFMTARMHEEAGRGYSTATDLADVLVRDFGLPFRTAHGIVGRAVRMGSLTLATLETAAREMADISLVGRGVTDDVVGRALDVTFSVTSRNQPGGPAPEAAAASIGGHEERLAADRRWVEDTEERIDTALSELVRTAQDVVR comes from the coding sequence ATGCATGGTGATCCGCTACGGAAAGGACGCCTCGGAACCGGCCGCCCCCCCGCTGTCGCGGAGTTTCTCTCCTCGATGGAGGCGGACCGCTGGATTGCCGGGGCTGACGTCCTCGTTGACATTGCCCATCTCCTGATGCTGCGCCGCCAGGGGATAGTCGGGGAGGAGCACGCAGCTGCCGTGCTCAGGGCGCTCGTCGGGATGGCGGAGGACGGTGTGCCGGAGACCGCTTTTGATGACCGCTACGAAGATATCCACGCCGGTATTGAGGCGCACCTGATCGAGGTTGCGGGCACGGATGCGGGCGGGCGGCTGCATATGGGGCGGTCACGGAACGACGAGGTGGCGACCTGTCTGCGGATCCGGCTCCGACGGGAGATGCTTCTGCACATGAAAGCCGTGAATTCCCTCCGTGCCGTGCTCCTCCGTCGTGCGGCCGCCCATACTCATTCGGTGATGCCGGGATTCACCCACCTGCAGCATGCGCAGCCAACGACGCTCGCCCATCATCTCCTCGGGTATGAACAGGCGTTTGCCCGGGACTTTGAACGCCTCCGGGATGCGTTTGCCCGTGTCGACCGCTGCCCGCTCGGTGCAGCGGCATTTGCGTCGACGGGTTACCCCATCGACAGGGCGTATGCGGCGGGCCTGCTCGGATTTCCGGCACTTGCCGAAAACACGATGGATGCCGTGTCCGCACGTGATTTTGCTCTTGAAACGCTCTCCGCCTGGGCAATTCTGATGGCCACGGCAAGCCGGCTCTGCGAGGAGCTGATTATCTGGAGCTCCGCTTTCGTTGATTTTGTCCGGCTGGACGACGCATACTGCTCGACGAGCTCGATTATGCCCCAGAAGAAGAACCCCGACACCGCGGAAATCCTGCGGGCCAAAACGGGGACCACCACAGGGGCGCTCCTGGCCGCTCTCACCTGCATGAAGGGCCTTCCCATGAGCTACAACCGCGATCTGCAGGATCTCACCCCTCATCTCTGGCGTGCGGCAGAAACGGTGGGCCGGTGCCTTCCCCTGATGTCAGGCATGCTTGATTCCGCAACCTTCATGACAGCACGCATGCACGAAGAGGCGGGAAGGGGGTATTCGACCGCCACGGATCTTGCCGACGTGCTGGTCCGAGATTTCGGGCTGCCGTTCCGGACCGCTCACGGCATTGTCGGGCGGGCGGTCCGCATGGGATCGCTCACTCTCGCCACGCTGGAAACCGCAGCGCGTGAGATGGCCGACATCTCTCTTGTCGGGCGTGGCGTGACCGACGATGTCGTCGGGCGCGCTCTCGATGTCACCTTCTCGGTGACAAGCCGGAACCAGCCGGGCGGACCCGCACCGGAGGCGGCAGCCGCTTCCATCGGCGGACATGAGGAGCGGCTGGCCGCCGACAGAAGGTGGGTGGAGGACACGGAGGAACGGATCGATACGGCACTTTCGGAGCTTGTTCGCACAGCACAGGATGTGGTACGATAA
- a CDS encoding 4Fe-4S ferredoxin — translation MKLVIDGRRCKGCNLCTMVCPYRIFREGTRPNDRGIIIPELDRPERCTNCRLQGLYGRRLCGVCQMICPDQAISWEEEKPYEARKVVIEF, via the coding sequence ATGAAACTCGTAATCGACGGACGCCGCTGCAAGGGATGTAATCTGTGCACGATGGTCTGCCCGTACCGCATTTTCCGCGAAGGCACACGGCCCAACGACCGGGGTATTATCATTCCCGAACTCGACCGGCCCGAACGATGTACGAACTGCAGGCTTCAGGGACTGTACGGCCGCCGCCTCTGCGGCGTCTGCCAGATGATCTGTCCCGATCAGGCTATTTCCTGGGAGGAAGAGAAGCCCTACGAAGCCCGGAAGGTGGTGATCGAGTTTTGA
- a CDS encoding 2-oxoglutarate synthase: protein MSFEDWFREDRLPHIFCTGCGNGTVINCTLEAVEEMGWKRDDTVFISGIGCSSRAPGYIITDSLHTTHGRALAFATGVKLANPRLHVVVFTGDGDLAAIGGNHFIHACRRNIDITGVCMNNMIYGMTGGQGSPCTPAGAISTTTPYGMCEPVFDLSALAVTAGANYVARWTSYHVTELTKAVRAGLETPGFSFIEAMVQCPTAYGRRNKLRQVSDMMTYLKTHALLIQKKQRMEEEGETVPADMFAVGEFVRRARPAQGVLK from the coding sequence ATGAGTTTTGAGGACTGGTTCAGGGAAGACCGGCTGCCGCATATCTTCTGCACCGGCTGCGGAAACGGGACCGTAATAAACTGCACACTTGAGGCGGTCGAGGAGATGGGATGGAAACGCGATGATACCGTGTTCATCTCCGGCATCGGCTGCTCCTCCCGGGCACCGGGGTACATCATCACCGACTCGCTCCATACGACGCATGGCAGGGCCCTCGCCTTCGCCACCGGTGTAAAACTCGCAAACCCGCGGCTCCACGTCGTCGTATTCACGGGAGACGGCGATCTTGCGGCAATCGGCGGCAATCACTTCATTCATGCGTGCCGCCGGAATATCGATATCACGGGCGTGTGCATGAACAACATGATCTACGGGATGACAGGGGGGCAGGGAAGCCCCTGCACGCCTGCGGGCGCAATCTCGACCACCACCCCCTACGGTATGTGCGAACCGGTTTTCGACCTCTCAGCGCTTGCCGTTACGGCGGGGGCAAACTATGTTGCACGGTGGACATCCTACCATGTGACCGAACTGACAAAAGCGGTACGGGCAGGACTCGAAACACCCGGATTTTCATTTATCGAAGCGATGGTGCAGTGCCCGACCGCGTACGGGAGGAGGAACAAGCTCCGGCAGGTATCGGACATGATGACGTATCTGAAGACCCACGCGCTGCTCATACAGAAGAAACAGCGGATGGAAGAGGAGGGAGAGACGGTTCCCGCGGATATGTTCGCGGTGGGAGAATTCGTCCGGCGGGCGCGCCCGGCGCAGGGAGTGCTGAAATGA
- a CDS encoding fumarate hydratase has translation MSHPEQTPLYSAIAEATQSALRKAEIELPRDIMRRLAHAARTETNPTARAELENILANISEAAARNVPICQDTGVPVIYLTLPEGMAYTSHMGDAVAEGVRAATAAIPLRPNVVDPLSRANTGNNCGRGMPAIHVRHGDACDVTVLPKGAGSENVSRIGMLLPSEKDAIGRFVAETMLRAGGKPCPPVVLGVGIGSTFDGAAALAKEALLQPVDEMTDYEQELCDAINSLGIGPMGLGGDTTALAVKVRRGDCHTASLPVAVNVQCWACRRATEKVIVP, from the coding sequence ATGTCACATCCGGAGCAGACGCCCCTTTATAGCGCCATTGCGGAGGCGACCCAATCGGCACTCAGGAAGGCTGAGATTGAGCTGCCGCGCGATATCATGCGGAGGCTTGCCCATGCGGCCCGCACCGAAACGAATCCGACCGCCCGGGCCGAACTGGAGAATATTCTTGCGAACATTTCCGAAGCGGCGGCGCGAAACGTTCCGATCTGCCAGGACACCGGAGTTCCGGTGATTTATCTCACCCTTCCTGAGGGTATGGCATATACCAGCCACATGGGCGACGCCGTCGCGGAAGGGGTACGAGCGGCGACAGCCGCCATCCCGTTGCGGCCGAACGTGGTCGATCCTCTCAGCCGTGCCAACACGGGAAACAACTGCGGCCGGGGCATGCCCGCTATCCACGTGCGGCACGGGGACGCGTGTGACGTCACAGTGCTTCCCAAGGGAGCGGGCTCAGAAAACGTTTCCCGCATCGGGATGCTGCTTCCGTCGGAGAAAGACGCAATCGGCCGGTTTGTTGCCGAAACGATGCTGCGTGCCGGGGGAAAGCCCTGCCCGCCGGTCGTGCTCGGCGTCGGCATCGGGAGCACCTTCGACGGTGCGGCGGCGCTCGCAAAAGAGGCGCTTCTCCAGCCCGTTGATGAAATGACCGACTATGAGCAGGAACTCTGCGATGCGATCAATTCACTCGGCATCGGCCCCATGGGCCTCGGGGGGGATACGACGGCACTTGCCGTGAAAGTCCGCAGGGGAGACTGCCACACGGCCTCGCTCCCGGTGGCGGTGAATGTCCAGTGCTGGGCCTGCCGGCGGGCGACAGAGAAGGTAATCGTTCCATGA
- a CDS encoding 2-oxoglutarate ferredoxin oxidoreductase subunit alpha translates to MTKIEFMQGNTACAEAALAAGCRFFGGYPITPSTEIAEHMARRLPKMDGVFVQMEDEIGSIAAVIGASWTGARAMTATSGPGFSLMMENIGYAAMTETPCVIINIQRGGPSTGQPTMAAQGDMLQCRFGSHGDYSTIALCPASVQEMYDLTVKAFNLADRFRIPVFVMSDEVVGHMRERIEIPDTVKVVPRRPLEPGVLPFTAGDDGVPGFPEFGKGYGVHVTGLTHDERGYPEATDPALHAALVKRLVRKVEDARHAIADVTLVNPEAEIVFVTYGPPTRTVWQVLHDNPEKAFGHLQLRIVWPFPEDMLAEFPHARAFIVPEMNFGQIAREIERHTCAAVLSVPKLGGELHTPDELLAVAEAFR, encoded by the coding sequence TTGACGAAAATCGAATTCATGCAGGGGAACACGGCGTGTGCGGAAGCAGCTCTTGCCGCGGGATGCCGGTTCTTCGGTGGCTATCCGATCACACCGTCGACGGAGATTGCCGAACATATGGCCCGGCGTCTGCCGAAGATGGACGGCGTCTTCGTACAGATGGAGGACGAGATCGGCAGCATCGCCGCCGTCATCGGGGCGTCGTGGACCGGCGCCCGTGCAATGACCGCCACGAGCGGGCCGGGTTTTTCCCTGATGATGGAAAATATCGGCTATGCGGCAATGACGGAAACACCGTGCGTAATCATCAATATCCAGCGGGGAGGTCCGAGCACCGGACAGCCGACCATGGCGGCGCAGGGCGATATGCTCCAGTGCCGCTTCGGGTCGCACGGCGATTACAGCACGATCGCACTCTGCCCTGCAAGCGTGCAGGAGATGTACGACCTGACGGTGAAAGCGTTCAATCTGGCCGACAGATTCAGGATCCCGGTCTTTGTCATGTCCGACGAGGTGGTGGGCCATATGCGGGAGCGCATTGAAATCCCGGACACGGTAAAGGTCGTCCCGCGCCGCCCCCTCGAACCGGGGGTGCTCCCGTTTACGGCAGGTGACGACGGCGTTCCCGGATTTCCCGAGTTCGGGAAAGGGTACGGCGTGCATGTGACCGGCCTTACGCATGACGAACGCGGGTATCCCGAAGCGACCGATCCTGCGCTCCACGCCGCCCTGGTCAAACGGCTCGTCCGGAAGGTGGAGGATGCACGCCACGCGATAGCCGATGTCACTCTGGTAAATCCTGAAGCGGAGATCGTCTTCGTCACCTACGGCCCGCCGACACGAACGGTCTGGCAGGTGCTGCACGACAACCCGGAAAAAGCGTTCGGGCACCTGCAGCTGCGGATAGTCTGGCCGTTTCCCGAAGATATGCTCGCGGAATTCCCCCATGCCCGGGCATTTATCGTCCCGGAAATGAACTTCGGCCAGATTGCCCGTGAGATCGAACGGCATACCTGCGCGGCGGTACTCTCCGTGCCCAAACTCGGAGGCGAGCTCCACACGCCCGACGAGCTTCTGGCAGTTGCGGAGGCGTTCCGATGA
- a CDS encoding sulfonate ABC transporter permease: MHRDRNNRNSTLLGIASIITAIIIWQAVADLIVKSRFYLPSFTDVLFSFISLIGGGTLLTDFGISLLHFVIGLGAALLLGVPIGIAMGWFREIDRIANPIVEILRPIPPLAWIPFAIIWFGLTHQSAGFVIFVGAFFPILINTYTGLKSVPRIFVEAARVLGCTTNLSLIRHVALPSAVPSIAAGIRIAMGVGWMCLVAAELFGAGGGRFGLGQKLWFYYNLHQTANVVVYMLLLGLIGLVIDMIFRYYVDSRLERWRAGEVRS; encoded by the coding sequence ATGCACAGGGACCGGAATAACAGGAACAGCACACTGCTCGGGATAGCATCGATCATCACCGCCATCATAATCTGGCAGGCAGTGGCGGATCTGATTGTTAAAAGCCGGTTTTACCTTCCAAGCTTTACGGATGTCCTGTTCTCGTTCATCTCCCTTATCGGGGGCGGGACACTGCTCACCGACTTTGGAATCAGCCTGCTGCACTTTGTCATCGGGCTCGGCGCCGCACTGCTTCTGGGCGTGCCGATCGGCATCGCGATGGGATGGTTTCGTGAGATCGACCGGATCGCGAATCCGATCGTCGAAATTCTCCGGCCCATTCCGCCGCTTGCATGGATCCCGTTCGCCATCATCTGGTTCGGACTGACGCACCAGTCAGCCGGATTTGTCATCTTCGTGGGCGCATTCTTCCCGATTCTCATCAACACCTATACCGGCCTGAAGAGCGTGCCGAGGATATTTGTCGAGGCGGCACGGGTGCTCGGGTGCACGACGAACCTGAGCCTTATCCGTCACGTCGCACTCCCCTCCGCGGTTCCCTCCATTGCAGCCGGGATCCGCATTGCAATGGGTGTGGGATGGATGTGCCTTGTGGCGGCGGAACTCTTCGGAGCCGGCGGCGGGCGGTTCGGCCTCGGCCAGAAACTCTGGTTTTACTATAACCTGCACCAGACCGCAAATGTCGTCGTATATATGCTCCTGCTGGGCCTGATCGGCCTTGTTATCGACATGATCTTCCGCTATTATGTGGACAGCAGGCTGGAGCGATGGCGTGCCGGGGAGGTGCGGTCATGA
- a CDS encoding succinyl-CoA synthetase subunit beta, which translates to MKLLEYEAKNIFEKHGIRIPEGVVINSPDEMMLHLPGLGPHVVLKAQVDVGGRGKAGGILMADAARAPDTARDLFSRTIKGVPVDKILVEERLPIEHEYYLSITLDRSSKQIMILFAGTGGVEIEETARNDPDAVRRAIVNPLLADVPQFLLRFLTGDAPKEIAPVINQLYHVLVEKDALLAEINPLVTTKQGVYAADAKLILDDNALGRQGITVNRDLTDREKEAELHGFSYVELAGSIGVIGNGAGLTMATLDLIGQYGGQAANFLDVGGGAGRERVCRAVRLVAGMPGVSVIVVNLLGGITRCDEVARGIVDAGVDQPVIVRLAGTNEIEGRRILEEKGYRMLDTMEDAVQAAVEATG; encoded by the coding sequence ATGAAACTGCTCGAATATGAAGCAAAAAATATTTTTGAAAAACACGGCATTCGTATCCCCGAGGGAGTGGTCATCAACAGTCCGGACGAAATGATGCTCCATCTGCCCGGACTCGGCCCTCATGTCGTCTTAAAGGCACAGGTTGACGTAGGCGGACGGGGGAAAGCAGGAGGGATCCTGATGGCGGATGCCGCTCGTGCGCCCGATACCGCACGCGACCTGTTTTCGCGGACGATTAAGGGCGTCCCCGTGGACAAGATCCTTGTCGAGGAGCGGCTGCCCATCGAGCACGAATACTATCTCAGCATCACCCTCGACCGGTCGAGCAAACAGATCATGATCCTTTTTGCCGGTACCGGCGGTGTGGAGATCGAAGAAACGGCGCGAAACGATCCTGACGCCGTCCGTCGGGCGATCGTCAATCCTCTGCTTGCTGACGTGCCGCAGTTTCTGCTTCGGTTCCTCACCGGCGATGCGCCGAAGGAGATCGCTCCGGTCATCAACCAGCTCTACCACGTGCTTGTCGAAAAAGATGCGCTGCTTGCGGAGATCAATCCCCTCGTAACGACGAAACAGGGGGTATATGCCGCCGATGCAAAACTGATTCTGGACGACAATGCTCTCGGACGTCAGGGTATCACGGTAAACCGCGATCTGACCGATCGTGAAAAAGAGGCGGAATTGCATGGTTTCAGTTACGTCGAGCTCGCGGGATCGATAGGTGTAATCGGCAACGGAGCGGGACTGACGATGGCAACGCTCGATCTCATCGGGCAGTACGGGGGGCAGGCTGCGAATTTCCTTGATGTCGGTGGCGGGGCGGGCCGTGAGCGTGTCTGCAGGGCTGTACGCCTCGTTGCCGGGATGCCGGGCGTATCCGTGATAGTGGTGAACCTGCTCGGCGGGATTACCCGCTGTGATGAAGTCGCACGCGGCATCGTCGATGCCGGTGTCGACCAGCCGGTCATCGTCCGGCTGGCAGGTACCAACGAAATCGAAGGACGGCGTATTCTCGAGGAGAAAGGGTACCGAATGCTTGATACCATGGAGGATGCCGTGCAGGCGGCAGTGGAGGCGACCGGATGA
- a CDS encoding 2-oxoglutarate ferredoxin oxidoreductase subunit gamma (catalyzes the ferredoxin-dependent oxidative decarboxylation 2-oxoglutarate forming succinyl-CoA), translating to MRHEVRFSGFGGQGIILSAVILGRAAALYDAKYAVQTQVYGPEARGGASMSAVVIDDEPILFPKVTHPDIYVIMSQQGYEKYGADAPEEAIMLIDSDLVHSRPACICREIAATAEAKKTLGRVIVANIVMLGALVTATGVVSTSAIEKAVLDSVPKGTEELNMKALQRGFELGKRGEA from the coding sequence ATGAGGCACGAAGTGAGGTTTTCCGGATTTGGCGGTCAGGGAATAATCCTCTCTGCCGTCATTCTCGGCAGGGCGGCGGCGCTCTACGACGCGAAGTACGCCGTGCAGACACAGGTATACGGTCCCGAAGCCCGCGGCGGTGCCTCAATGAGTGCCGTGGTCATCGATGACGAGCCGATCCTCTTTCCCAAGGTGACGCATCCCGACATCTATGTCATCATGTCCCAGCAGGGGTATGAAAAATACGGGGCCGATGCGCCGGAAGAGGCGATAATGCTCATCGATTCCGATCTGGTCCATTCGCGGCCCGCCTGCATATGCCGGGAAATAGCCGCAACAGCCGAGGCAAAAAAGACGCTCGGACGGGTGATCGTTGCAAATATCGTCATGCTCGGGGCACTGGTCACGGCGACGGGCGTCGTCAGCACTTCGGCCATTGAAAAAGCGGTGCTTGACAGTGTGCCGAAAGGAACGGAGGAACTTAATATGAAAGCGCTCCAGAGAGGTTTTGAACTGGGAAAGAGGGGAGAAGCATGA
- a CDS encoding fumarate hydratase (Catalyzes the reversible hydration of fumaric acid to yield l-malic acid), which translates to MTDLVTPLGDDVLSLRAGDPVTLSGRVYTARDEAHLRMQEEGIPFDPEGAAVYHCGPIVRDGRIIAAGPTTSARMNTLTEFLLDSGVRALIGKGGMDETVRRALAGRGVYLAFTGGCAALAASRMTLAGVWFEDLGMAEAVWAIDLDRLPLVVGMDAHGGDLFDDVKLQAHRRFETLCREHGW; encoded by the coding sequence ATGACAGACCTCGTAACACCCCTCGGCGATGACGTGCTCTCGCTCCGGGCCGGTGACCCTGTCACGCTCTCGGGACGGGTGTATACCGCCCGCGACGAGGCTCACCTCCGGATGCAGGAGGAAGGGATTCCCTTTGATCCCGAAGGAGCGGCAGTATACCACTGCGGCCCGATTGTGCGGGACGGCCGGATCATCGCCGCAGGGCCGACGACATCGGCGCGGATGAACACCCTCACGGAATTTCTGCTCGATTCCGGAGTGCGGGCACTCATCGGAAAAGGGGGCATGGACGAAACGGTTCGCCGGGCCCTTGCCGGACGGGGGGTGTACCTCGCTTTCACCGGGGGGTGCGCCGCTCTCGCCGCCTCCCGCATGACCCTTGCGGGTGTGTGGTTCGAAGATCTCGGTATGGCGGAGGCGGTCTGGGCAATCGATCTCGACCGGCTTCCCCTCGTCGTCGGGATGGACGCCCACGGCGGGGACCTCTTTGACGATGTGAAACTGCAGGCTCACCGGAGGTTTGAGACGCTGTGCAGGGAACACGGGTGGTAA
- a CDS encoding nitrate ABC transporter ATP-binding protein, translating to MSGVSIRNLNRIFEKEGGVTTVALEEITLDIEDEEFVCLVGPSGCGKTTLLRIIAGLDTATGGSVTIDGEQITGPDPRRGMVFQEYSLFPWRNIRDNITFGLEMKGMDRESRMRIAAEYLELVGLEQFRDAYPFELSGGMRQRVAIARALANNPDVLLMDEPFGALDAQTRNVMQQELLEIWEKTRKTVVFVTHSVDEAVFLADRIIVLSPRPGRICENIAVDLPRPRERTSANFAELRRHVLGLMQHCQVGR from the coding sequence ATGAGCGGCGTATCCATACGGAATTTAAACCGCATTTTCGAAAAAGAGGGTGGAGTAACGACCGTTGCACTCGAGGAGATCACTCTTGATATCGAGGACGAGGAATTCGTATGCCTCGTGGGGCCGTCGGGATGCGGAAAGACCACGCTTCTCAGGATAATTGCCGGACTCGACACGGCGACGGGGGGATCGGTAACGATCGACGGCGAGCAGATCACCGGGCCCGATCCGAGGCGGGGAATGGTGTTTCAGGAGTACTCGCTCTTTCCGTGGCGAAACATCAGGGACAATATCACGTTCGGGCTCGAAATGAAGGGAATGGACCGTGAGTCCCGGATGCGGATCGCCGCGGAGTACCTCGAACTCGTCGGCCTTGAACAGTTCAGGGACGCCTATCCGTTCGAACTCTCGGGCGGAATGCGGCAACGGGTCGCAATCGCCCGGGCACTCGCAAACAATCCCGACGTGCTTCTGATGGACGAACCCTTCGGGGCGCTCGATGCGCAGACGCGCAATGTCATGCAGCAGGAACTGCTGGAAATCTGGGAGAAAACCCGGAAGACGGTCGTTTTCGTAACGCACAGCGTGGACGAAGCGGTCTTCCTTGCCGATCGCATCATCGTCCTCAGCCCCCGGCCGGGACGGATCTGTGAAAACATCGCGGTGGATCTCCCGCGGCCCCGGGAGCGGACATCCGCTAATTTCGCAGAACTCCGGCGGCATGTCCTCGGGCTGATGCAGCACTGCCAGGTGGGTCGGTAG
- a CDS encoding sulfonate ABC transporter substrate-binding protein, giving the protein MNSRTGIIVGAIALFFACALICGCTSTAPEQKVTELRIGYQPSTHQIAEMTALEKGWWAQDLEGFGVEKVTDFEFPTGAPEMQAMLAGELDIAYVGAAPVISALANGLDAKIIAAVQTQGSDLVLRNEIAYEVPGDLKGLKIATFPPGTIQDTLLRNWLIENGLDPVEDVTIIGMGPGDAITAITAGQVDGVFLPHPAPSIIKSEGNGRSVVTSGKMAPEHACCVLVASGTLIRDHPDLVTEIVRIHIKATDYNIANPDEAAEIFARKTGWDVELVRESLDEWDGTWISDPNVIVDSVVGYTDIQYELGYITTPLTRDEIFDLSFYETARG; this is encoded by the coding sequence ATGAACTCACGCACAGGAATTATTGTCGGCGCCATCGCGTTATTTTTCGCATGTGCACTCATCTGCGGCTGTACATCCACAGCACCCGAACAGAAGGTGACAGAACTGCGTATCGGCTACCAGCCCAGTACGCATCAGATTGCCGAGATGACCGCCTTGGAAAAGGGCTGGTGGGCGCAGGATCTCGAAGGTTTCGGTGTTGAAAAAGTAACGGACTTCGAATTCCCGACGGGTGCCCCGGAAATGCAGGCGATGCTTGCCGGTGAACTGGACATCGCCTACGTCGGTGCCGCACCGGTGATATCGGCCCTCGCAAACGGGCTCGATGCAAAGATCATCGCCGCTGTGCAGACACAGGGATCGGATCTCGTGCTCAGGAACGAGATTGCCTACGAAGTACCCGGGGATCTCAAAGGCCTGAAGATAGCCACATTCCCCCCCGGGACCATTCAGGACACACTGCTCAGGAACTGGCTGATAGAAAACGGTCTCGATCCCGTGGAAGATGTCACGATCATCGGCATGGGCCCGGGTGATGCCATCACCGCCATCACGGCAGGACAGGTCGACGGCGTTTTCCTCCCGCATCCCGCACCCAGCATCATCAAAAGCGAAGGAAACGGCAGGTCCGTGGTCACGTCGGGGAAGATGGCGCCGGAGCATGCATGCTGCGTGCTGGTTGCCAGCGGGACCCTGATCCGCGATCATCCCGATCTCGTCACCGAGATCGTCCGCATCCACATCAAAGCGACCGATTACAATATCGCCAATCCGGATGAGGCGGCAGAGATATTCGCCCGGAAAACCGGGTGGGACGTCGAGCTTGTCAGGGAATCCCTGGACGAGTGGGATGGAACATGGATCTCGGATCCGAATGTGATCGTCGATTCCGTCGTCGGGTATACCGACATCCAGTACGAGCTGGGGTACATCACGACACCGCTTACCCGCGACGAGATCTTTGATCTCTCCTTCTACGAAACGGCCCGCGGGTAA
- a CDS encoding succinate--CoA ligase, with protein MIFGDASTGIIVQGATGNQGAFHLDLMNQYARDVGGRGVVAGVTPGKAGQVVHGVPVYNTMREAMKEHDAGASVLFVPGRAAGDSIMEAAHAGIDLVVAITEHIPVHDAMRAIAYAGAEGCTVVGPNCPGILSPGAIKLGIMPSHLFSRGHVGVISRSGTLTYEVVDELSRAGIGQSTVVGIGGDPIIGQTFSDVLRRFEDDGETRAVVLIGEVGGHLEEEGAAGCDIPIVAYIAGVSAPPEKRMGHAGAIIEGGEGDARSKIRRLQKMSVPVASKPSEIPGMIRSLL; from the coding sequence ATGATCTTTGGTGACGCATCGACGGGAATTATCGTACAGGGAGCAACAGGCAACCAGGGAGCATTCCATCTCGACCTCATGAATCAGTATGCCCGGGACGTGGGAGGACGGGGTGTGGTTGCCGGCGTCACGCCCGGGAAGGCGGGCCAGGTTGTGCACGGCGTCCCGGTCTACAACACCATGCGCGAGGCGATGAAGGAGCACGATGCGGGTGCAAGCGTCCTGTTCGTGCCGGGGCGGGCGGCAGGAGACTCGATCATGGAGGCCGCCCACGCAGGCATCGATCTTGTTGTCGCAATCACCGAGCATATCCCGGTCCACGATGCGATGCGGGCAATCGCCTATGCCGGAGCGGAGGGCTGCACCGTCGTCGGCCCGAACTGCCCGGGCATCCTCTCTCCCGGCGCGATCAAGCTCGGCATCATGCCGTCCCATCTCTTCTCGCGGGGGCACGTCGGCGTCATCTCCCGAAGCGGGACGCTCACCTACGAAGTCGTCGACGAGCTGTCCCGTGCAGGGATCGGCCAGAGCACAGTCGTCGGAATCGGCGGTGATCCCATCATCGGCCAGACATTTTCCGACGTGCTCCGCCGGTTCGAAGATGATGGCGAAACGCGGGCCGTCGTTCTCATCGGCGAAGTAGGGGGGCATCTTGAAGAAGAAGGGGCGGCGGGCTGCGACATCCCGATTGTTGCCTACATCGCGGGCGTTTCAGCCCCACCTGAAAAGAGGATGGGGCATGCCGGCGCCATCATCGAAGGAGGCGAAGGCGACGCCCGCTCGAAGATCCGGCGACTGCAAAAGATGTCGGTTCCCGTTGCATCGAAACCCTCGGAAATTCCCGGAATGATACGCAGCCTGCTATGA